In Paenibacillus thermoaerophilus, a single genomic region encodes these proteins:
- a CDS encoding alpha/beta hydrolase, with the protein MALMQVSFYSEALGVTASMNVILPQQTRSQIGMDSRASETRLHPTLYLLHGLSDDHSIWLRRTSVERYAASRGLAVVMPAVNRSFYTDMKYGAKYWTFVSEELPELCRSFFPLSDRREDNFVAGNSMGGYGTLKLALSHPGRFAAAAALSAVTDPAAQAGRFGEDYDLIFGGREEAIVGTKHDLFTLAEQLRESGDEPPKLYQYCGKADFLYDDNVRFRDHLLRLGYELTYEEDDNDHNWACWDEQIRRVIEWLPLQNR; encoded by the coding sequence ATGGCTCTGATGCAAGTCAGCTTTTATTCCGAAGCGCTGGGGGTCACCGCTTCCATGAACGTTATCCTGCCGCAGCAGACCCGGTCCCAGATCGGCATGGATTCCCGGGCGTCGGAGACTCGGCTCCATCCGACGTTATACCTCCTTCACGGTCTGTCCGACGACCACTCGATTTGGCTGCGGCGCACCTCGGTGGAGCGTTACGCGGCCAGCCGGGGATTGGCTGTCGTCATGCCGGCGGTCAATCGCAGCTTCTACACGGATATGAAGTACGGCGCCAAATACTGGACATTCGTCAGCGAGGAACTGCCCGAGCTCTGCCGGTCGTTTTTCCCGTTGTCCGATCGCCGGGAGGATAACTTTGTGGCGGGCAATTCGATGGGCGGATACGGGACGCTGAAGCTTGCGCTGTCGCATCCCGGACGGTTCGCCGCGGCCGCCGCGCTGTCGGCCGTCACCGACCCGGCCGCGCAGGCGGGACGATTCGGAGAGGATTACGATCTGATCTTCGGCGGCAGGGAGGAAGCGATCGTCGGGACCAAGCACGATCTGTTCACGCTGGCGGAGCAGCTGCGGGAATCCGGGGATGAGCCGCCCAAGCTGTACCAGTATTGCGGCAAAGCCGACTTCCTGTACGATGACAACGTGCGGTTCCGGGACCATCTCTTGCGGCTCGGTTACGAGCTGACGTACGAGGAAGACGACAACGACCACAATTGGGCGTGCTGGGACGAACAGATTCGACGCGTGATCGAATGGCTGCCGCTGCAGAACCGTTAA
- the trxB gene encoding thioredoxin-disulfide reductase produces MYKSIVIGTGPSGLTAAIYLARANLKPLVIEGPEPGGQLTTTTEVENFPGFPEGIMGPELMANMRKQAERFGAEFRTGWVNSVDLSQRPFKLQVEGHGELVAETLIISTGASAKLLGIPGERDNIGRGVSTCATCDGFFFRGKKIIVVGGGDSAMEEANFLTRFASEVRIVHRREELRASKIMQDRARENPKIVWSLNRTPLEVLSGDRGVTGLKVRNNETGEEEILETDGIFVAIGHTPNTKFLNGQLATDDHGYLIVKPGTTETNVPGVFACGDVQDQRYRQAITAAGSGCMAALDCERFLEGNSTHDWSVSL; encoded by the coding sequence ATGTATAAATCGATCGTAATTGGCACAGGACCTTCCGGACTGACTGCCGCCATCTACCTCGCGCGTGCGAACCTGAAACCGCTCGTGATCGAGGGACCGGAGCCGGGAGGCCAATTGACGACAACCACCGAGGTCGAGAACTTCCCGGGATTCCCCGAGGGGATCATGGGCCCGGAGCTGATGGCCAACATGCGCAAGCAAGCCGAGCGGTTCGGCGCCGAATTCCGGACCGGTTGGGTCAACAGCGTCGATCTGTCCCAACGGCCGTTCAAGCTTCAAGTCGAAGGCCACGGTGAGCTTGTCGCCGAGACGCTGATCATCTCCACGGGCGCATCAGCCAAGCTGCTGGGCATCCCGGGCGAACGCGACAACATCGGCCGCGGCGTCAGCACCTGCGCCACTTGCGACGGCTTCTTCTTCCGCGGCAAAAAAATCATCGTCGTCGGCGGAGGCGATTCCGCGATGGAAGAGGCGAACTTCCTGACGCGGTTCGCGTCGGAGGTGCGGATCGTTCATCGCCGCGAGGAGCTGCGCGCTTCCAAAATCATGCAAGACCGCGCGCGCGAAAACCCGAAAATCGTCTGGAGCCTCAACAGAACGCCTCTGGAAGTTTTGTCCGGGGATCGCGGCGTCACGGGTCTTAAAGTCCGCAACAACGAGACGGGAGAAGAAGAAATTCTCGAGACGGACGGCATCTTCGTGGCGATCGGCCATACGCCGAACACGAAGTTCCTGAACGGCCAGTTGGCTACCGACGATCACGGCTATCTGATCGTGAAGCCGGGCACCACCGAAACGAACGTACCGGGCGTCTTCGCTTGCGGCGACGTGCAAGACCAGAGATACCGCCAAGCGATTACGGCGGCGGGCAGCGGCTGTATGGCGGCGCTCGATTGCGAACGGTTCCTGGAAGGCAATTCGACGCACGACTGGAGCGTCTCGCTGTAA
- a CDS encoding peroxiredoxin, translating to MTARLVGKPAPDFTMETALGNGKDFGRVSLSDYKGKWLVLFFYPLDFTFVCPTEIVALSDAAQTFADLNTEILGVSVDSKHTHRAWINTPREENGLGQLNFPLASDILKTVARDYGVLIEEEGVALRGLFIIDPDGILKYQVVNHNDVGRSVDETLRVLQALQSGGLCPMNWKPGQKHLVAK from the coding sequence ATGACCGCACGTTTGGTAGGTAAACCGGCACCCGATTTTACGATGGAAACGGCGCTTGGCAACGGCAAAGACTTCGGCCGCGTTTCCTTGTCCGACTATAAAGGCAAATGGCTTGTCCTGTTCTTTTATCCGCTTGATTTCACGTTTGTCTGCCCGACCGAGATCGTCGCCCTGAGCGATGCCGCACAGACGTTCGCCGATCTCAACACGGAAATTCTCGGCGTCAGCGTCGACAGCAAGCATACGCACCGCGCGTGGATCAACACGCCCCGCGAAGAAAACGGCCTCGGCCAGTTGAACTTCCCGCTTGCGTCGGATATTCTGAAAACAGTGGCGCGCGACTACGGCGTACTGATCGAAGAGGAAGGCGTCGCCCTGCGCGGCCTGTTCATCATCGATCCGGATGGAATCTTGAAATACCAAGTGGTCAATCATAACGATGTCGGCCGTTCCGTCGACGAGACGCTGCGCGTTCTGCAAGCTCTGCAATCCGGCGGTTTGTGCCCAATGAACTGGAAGCCGGGACAAAAGCACCTGGTTGCGAAGTAA
- a CDS encoding ROK family glucokinase: protein MSENIYVGVDMGGTAIKVGICDAEGNLLHTYEGPTGTEHGPEVVMDNIASYVRKIVQDSPFEWDQVAGIGAGIAGFLDIPAGFVKLSPNLRWRNVHVGSGLEKRLGKKVVINNDANVAALGEAWAGAGKGVPNVVCYTLGTGVGGGIIVGGKLVEGFNGMAGELGHMKVVPDLEAIQCGCSQKGCLETVSSATGIIRMAKDAVERGDDTSLKLIDGDITAKDVIDAAKAGDEVAKRIVARAANYLGKSMAAVAVVLNPQRFIIGGGVSKAGEFLFQQIRESFICNTTEAAHEGVEIVPATLGNNAGVVGAAGLLIH from the coding sequence GTGTCGGAGAACATATATGTTGGCGTAGACATGGGCGGTACGGCGATCAAGGTCGGCATCTGCGACGCGGAAGGCAATCTGCTGCATACGTATGAGGGTCCGACCGGCACCGAGCACGGTCCGGAAGTCGTCATGGACAATATCGCTTCCTACGTGCGCAAGATCGTGCAGGATTCCCCGTTCGAGTGGGACCAGGTGGCCGGCATCGGCGCGGGCATCGCGGGATTTCTGGATATCCCGGCGGGCTTCGTCAAGCTGTCTCCGAACCTCCGCTGGCGGAACGTTCATGTCGGCAGCGGGTTGGAGAAGCGGCTGGGCAAGAAAGTCGTCATCAACAACGACGCCAACGTCGCCGCGCTGGGCGAAGCTTGGGCCGGAGCGGGCAAAGGCGTGCCCAACGTCGTCTGCTATACGCTGGGCACGGGGGTCGGCGGAGGCATCATCGTCGGCGGCAAGCTCGTCGAAGGCTTTAACGGCATGGCGGGCGAGCTCGGGCATATGAAGGTTGTGCCCGATCTGGAGGCCATCCAATGCGGCTGCTCGCAGAAGGGCTGCCTGGAGACCGTCTCGTCGGCGACCGGCATCATCCGCATGGCGAAAGATGCCGTCGAGCGCGGCGACGATACGTCTCTGAAGCTGATCGACGGCGACATTACCGCCAAGGACGTCATCGACGCGGCCAAAGCGGGGGACGAGGTCGCCAAGCGCATCGTGGCGCGCGCGGCCAATTACCTCGGGAAGTCGATGGCGGCCGTGGCGGTTGTCTTGAATCCGCAGCGGTTTATTATCGGCGGAGGCGTGTCCAAAGCCGGAGAGTTTTTATTCCAGCAAATCCGGGAGTCGTTCATCTGCAACACGACGGAAGCCGCCCACGAAGGCGTGGAGATCGTGCCGGCTACGCTCGGCAATAACGCCGGAGTCGTCGGCGCGGCCGGACTGCTGATCCACTAA